The Streptomyces laurentii genome contains a region encoding:
- a CDS encoding transcriptional regulator (identified by MetaGeneAnnotator; putative;~sequence version:1): MIRIELDEAALGATRIAMSPLRDAFCAAHLQLPGRAPSWPYQEWAGHARAVWREDDRLRPLWELFTEGPPGVSDFLMPRPLGTPDVYEELDQLRATDPAFVRAQVAVCYPGMGEEPFLRPYLTDPQAACAALADAYAAWWEEAIAPCWPVMRRLVEDEVLLRARTFATEGVDALFGGLESRARWERPVLELTKYIDAEYAAGERRLVLVPLVFAEGCRLYSTDDPEVLAVSFQARGAAALRERTPGPADGGDRLGLLLGRGRAAVLRELAGPLTTAGLADRLGLAPSTVSEHLSLLAGAGVVTRHRVGRSVYYQLTDTGRSLLALLAGEGVLGTAAA, translated from the coding sequence TTGATACGGATCGAGCTGGACGAGGCCGCGCTCGGCGCGACCCGGATCGCGATGAGCCCGCTGCGCGACGCGTTCTGCGCCGCGCACCTCCAGCTGCCGGGGCGCGCCCCCTCCTGGCCGTACCAGGAGTGGGCGGGCCACGCCCGCGCGGTGTGGCGGGAGGACGACCGGCTGCGGCCGCTGTGGGAGCTGTTCACCGAAGGGCCGCCCGGAGTCTCCGACTTCCTGATGCCCCGGCCGCTGGGCACCCCCGACGTGTACGAGGAACTGGACCAGCTGCGGGCCACCGACCCGGCGTTCGTCCGCGCCCAGGTCGCCGTTTGCTACCCCGGCATGGGCGAAGAACCCTTCCTGCGGCCGTATCTGACGGACCCGCAGGCCGCGTGCGCGGCGCTCGCCGACGCGTACGCCGCCTGGTGGGAGGAGGCCATCGCCCCGTGCTGGCCGGTGATGCGCCGACTCGTCGAGGACGAAGTCCTGCTCCGCGCCCGGACGTTCGCGACCGAGGGCGTCGACGCGCTGTTCGGCGGCCTGGAGAGCCGGGCGCGGTGGGAGCGGCCGGTGCTCGAACTGACCAAGTACATCGACGCGGAGTACGCGGCGGGGGAGCGGCGGCTCGTGCTCGTGCCGCTCGTCTTCGCCGAGGGCTGCCGGCTCTACTCCACCGACGACCCCGAGGTCCTCGCCGTCTCCTTCCAGGCCAGGGGCGCCGCCGCGCTGCGCGAACGGACGCCCGGACCCGCCGACGGCGGCGACCGGCTCGGGCTGCTCCTCGGCCGAGGCCGGGCCGCCGTCCTGCGTGAACTGGCCGGACCGCTGACCACCGCCGGTCTCGCCGACCGGCTCGGCCTCGCGCCCAGCACCGTCTCCGAACACCTGTCGCTGCTGGCCGGCGCGGGCGTCGTCACCCGACACCGGGTGGGCCGCTCCGTCTACTACCAGCTGACGGACACCGGGCGTTCGCTGCTCGCGCTGCTCGCGGGCGAGGGCGTGCTGGGCACCGCGGCGGCCTGA